Proteins from one Hydrogenivirga caldilitoris genomic window:
- a CDS encoding glycine--tRNA ligase subunit alpha produces MYFQEIIMNLHRFWADKGCLIWQPYDVEVGAGTMNPATFLKVLGKKPWNVAYVEPSRRPQDGRYGENPNRLQHYYQFQVILKPAPEDPQGIYLESLEKLGINVSDHDIRFVEDDWESPTLGAWGLGWEVWLDGMEITQFTYFQQSGGLDLDEISVEITYGLERIAMYIQEVDSVFDIEWKEGVTYGEIFKKAEWEWSTYNFEKADTDMLFNLFELYEKESRRLIEEGLVLPAYDYLLKCSHTFNLLDARGAISVQERARYIRRMSNMAKEIAQLYLELMQ; encoded by the coding sequence ATGTATTTCCAGGAGATAATCATGAACCTGCACCGCTTTTGGGCGGACAAGGGTTGTTTGATATGGCAACCTTACGATGTAGAAGTTGGAGCCGGGACAATGAATCCCGCCACCTTCCTCAAGGTTCTCGGCAAAAAGCCCTGGAACGTAGCCTACGTTGAACCCTCCAGAAGACCTCAAGACGGCAGGTACGGGGAGAACCCAAACAGACTCCAGCACTACTACCAGTTTCAGGTGATACTGAAGCCTGCCCCGGAAGATCCGCAGGGCATATACCTTGAGAGTCTTGAAAAACTTGGTATAAACGTTTCTGACCACGATATAAGGTTCGTAGAGGATGACTGGGAGTCTCCAACCCTTGGGGCGTGGGGACTCGGATGGGAGGTGTGGCTTGACGGCATGGAGATAACCCAGTTTACCTACTTCCAGCAGTCTGGAGGATTGGACCTTGACGAGATTTCAGTTGAGATAACCTACGGTTTAGAGAGGATAGCTATGTACATTCAGGAAGTAGACAGCGTGTTTGACATAGAATGGAAGGAGGGAGTAACCTACGGAGAGATATTCAAGAAGGCTGAGTGGGAATGGAGCACCTATAACTTTGAGAAGGCTGACACCGATATGCTCTTTAACCTCTTTGAGCTTTATGAAAAGGAATCCAGAAGACTTATAGAAGAGGGACTTGTGTTGCCGGCTTACGATTACCTTCTTAAATGTTCTCACACCTTCAACCTCCTTGATGCTAGGGGTGCCATCTCCGTTCAAGAGAGGGCAAGGTACATAAGAAGGATGAGCAACATGGCTAAGGAAATAGCCCAGCTCTACCTTGAGCTTATGCAGTAA
- the uvrA gene encoding excinuclease ABC subunit UvrA, producing the protein MDRIVIKGARQHNLKNIDLEIPKNRFVVITGPSGSGKSSLAFDTIYAEGQRRYVESLSSYARQFLGVMEKPEVELIEGLSPAIAIDQKTTSKNPRSTVGTVTEIYDYMRVLWANIGKPHCPVCNRLLEGLSAHEILEKVFDKYRGRRVMILAPVVRGRKGEFRDLLRDIDRMGFSRIKVDGELRRIIEVPPLEKNKKHSIDIVIDRLTLDEEERSRLLTDLERALELATGLVKIEDVETGREELFSEKLVCPDHGFTIPELSPRLFSFNSPYGACPSCKGLGVKWEIDPGLLIDENEPAVNAFRIADSALFNYLKFPVANVLRKLGLNPRTPFRSLPERARKILLYGSTQEFEFEGIIRHLERRFLEEDSERIREEIQDYILEKPCPSCRGSRLRDEALAVLIEGKSIWDVTDMPVGKARVWMEELPRKLGEKDLLIGQRLIKEISERLGFLVEVGLDYLSLSRSATTLSGGEMQRIRLATQVGAKLTGVLYVLDEPSIGLHPRDTNRLINTLKELRDIGNTVIVVEHDPETIESADYIVELGPGAGKAGGEVVATGNLEEILTNPRSLTGAYLSGRLEIPLPQKRRKPRDKFIRIVGAKEHNLKNITVEIPVGLFVCITGVSGSGKSTLVYDVLYRYAKGEFQGLREQAGNVDRIEGLENFDRVINVDQSPIGRTPRSNPATYTKVFDQIRDLFASTPEAKARGYKPGRFSFNVKGGRCEACQGEGVIKVEMHFLPPVYVTCDVCKGKRYNRETLDILYKGKTISDVLDMTIDEAYEFFENIPSLRRKLQLLKDVGLGYLRLGQPAPTLSGGEAQRIKLARELSKRETGRTLYLLDEPTTGLHMDDIRKLINVLQRLVDRGNTVVVIEHNLDVIKCADWIIDLGPEGGERGGEIVAVGTPEDIASHRGSYTGIYLKKYVSREEEVA; encoded by the coding sequence ATGGACAGGATAGTTATAAAAGGGGCACGTCAGCACAACCTAAAGAACATAGACCTTGAGATACCGAAGAACAGGTTTGTTGTAATAACCGGACCTTCGGGTTCGGGCAAATCCTCTTTAGCCTTTGACACCATATACGCTGAAGGACAGAGGAGGTACGTTGAATCCCTGTCCTCTTATGCACGTCAGTTCCTCGGTGTGATGGAAAAACCGGAGGTTGAGCTTATTGAAGGGTTGTCTCCGGCTATTGCGATAGACCAGAAAACCACCTCAAAAAACCCCCGCTCAACCGTCGGGACGGTGACAGAGATATACGACTATATGAGGGTTCTCTGGGCGAATATAGGAAAACCTCACTGTCCTGTGTGCAACCGTCTGCTTGAGGGTTTATCAGCCCACGAGATACTGGAAAAGGTCTTTGACAAGTACAGGGGCAGGAGGGTTATGATCCTTGCACCTGTCGTGCGGGGCAGGAAGGGAGAGTTCAGAGACCTGCTCAGAGACATAGACAGGATGGGTTTCTCCCGTATAAAGGTTGATGGGGAGCTAAGGAGGATTATAGAGGTACCTCCCCTAGAGAAGAATAAAAAACACAGCATAGATATAGTCATAGACAGGCTAACACTTGACGAGGAAGAGCGTTCCAGACTCCTGACAGACCTGGAGAGAGCTTTAGAGCTTGCTACCGGTCTTGTAAAGATAGAGGATGTGGAAACCGGTAGGGAGGAGCTGTTCAGTGAGAAGCTGGTGTGTCCAGACCACGGTTTCACCATACCTGAACTATCACCCAGGCTCTTCTCCTTCAACTCTCCCTACGGAGCCTGCCCGAGCTGTAAGGGACTCGGTGTCAAGTGGGAGATTGACCCAGGACTTCTCATTGATGAGAACGAGCCAGCGGTGAATGCCTTTAGAATAGCGGACTCTGCCCTCTTTAACTACCTGAAGTTCCCTGTTGCTAACGTTCTTAGGAAGCTCGGGCTGAACCCCAGGACGCCCTTCAGAAGCCTTCCAGAAAGGGCAAGGAAGATTCTTCTGTACGGTTCCACCCAGGAGTTTGAGTTTGAGGGAATAATAAGACATCTTGAGAGGAGGTTTCTGGAGGAGGACTCTGAGAGGATAAGGGAAGAAATACAGGACTACATACTTGAGAAACCCTGTCCCTCCTGCCGTGGTTCAAGGCTGAGAGATGAAGCACTTGCTGTTCTCATAGAGGGTAAGAGCATATGGGATGTGACGGATATGCCCGTTGGTAAGGCAAGGGTTTGGATGGAGGAGCTTCCTCGTAAACTCGGTGAGAAAGACCTGCTGATAGGACAGAGGCTCATAAAAGAGATATCTGAAAGGCTCGGTTTTCTGGTTGAGGTGGGTCTTGACTACCTTTCCCTGTCAAGGAGTGCCACCACCCTCTCAGGTGGGGAGATGCAGAGGATAAGGCTTGCTACCCAGGTAGGAGCGAAGCTAACCGGTGTTCTGTACGTCCTTGACGAACCCTCTATCGGTTTGCACCCGAGAGATACCAACAGACTTATAAACACTCTCAAGGAACTCAGGGATATAGGTAATACGGTAATAGTGGTTGAACACGACCCTGAGACCATAGAGTCAGCGGACTACATAGTTGAGCTCGGACCGGGCGCAGGTAAGGCTGGAGGAGAAGTGGTTGCAACGGGAAACCTTGAGGAGATACTCACGAACCCAAGGTCTCTGACGGGAGCCTACCTCTCCGGCAGGCTTGAGATACCTCTTCCGCAAAAGAGGAGGAAGCCAAGGGATAAGTTTATAAGAATTGTGGGAGCAAAGGAACATAACTTGAAGAACATAACCGTTGAGATACCTGTAGGTCTTTTTGTCTGCATAACTGGTGTATCGGGTAGCGGGAAGTCAACCCTTGTATATGATGTCCTTTACAGGTATGCGAAGGGAGAGTTTCAAGGTCTGAGGGAACAGGCTGGAAACGTGGACAGGATAGAAGGGCTTGAAAACTTTGATAGGGTCATAAACGTTGACCAGTCTCCCATAGGTAGAACCCCGAGAAGCAATCCAGCCACCTATACGAAGGTCTTTGACCAGATAAGGGACCTGTTTGCGAGCACACCGGAGGCAAAGGCGAGGGGCTACAAGCCAGGAAGGTTCTCCTTTAACGTTAAGGGGGGCAGGTGCGAAGCCTGTCAGGGTGAAGGTGTAATTAAGGTTGAAATGCACTTCCTTCCTCCTGTTTACGTGACCTGTGATGTCTGCAAGGGCAAACGGTACAACCGGGAGACCCTGGATATACTCTATAAAGGCAAAACCATCTCCGATGTGCTTGATATGACCATAGACGAAGCTTACGAGTTCTTTGAGAACATCCCTTCCCTCCGAAGGAAACTCCAGTTACTTAAGGATGTGGGGCTTGGTTATCTCAGACTCGGACAGCCTGCGCCCACCCTGTCCGGCGGTGAGGCTCAGAGAATAAAACTCGCCCGGGAACTCTCCAAACGGGAAACGGGTAGAACCCTCTATCTACTGGACGAACCCACCACGGGTCTTCACATGGATGATATAAGGAAACTGATAAACGTTCTCCAGAGGCTTGTGGATAGAGGAAACACAGTTGTGGTTATAGAGCACAACCTTGATGTAATAAAGTGCGCAGACTGGATAATTGACCTTGGTCCGGAAGGAGGTGAAAGGGGAGGGGAGATAGTTGCGGTAGGAACTCCTGAGGACATAGCCTCCCACAGGGGTTCTTACACGGGTATATATCTGAAGAAGTACGTAAGCAGGGAAGAGGAAGTAGCCTAA
- a CDS encoding amidohydrolase family protein, with translation MSLVDAHTHLELLALRKVPFDSLSSVEELLSYLRNIREDFILAWGWDEKKLGRAPLREDLDSVDVPVLLLRMDAHVGVANSKLIEDMGLEEKGEFFDPDRGFLYETLLWGVVEKMKPKGRKMRDTLLKATQYAFKMGVIEVHDYVDSEVAGLYRELDTELPIRIVLMPYYENYMDVVQLFEGRAFKSLRLGWVKVFVDGSVGARTAYLSEPYEDKKGWRGNLLRGKEELVRIIGELEERRLRVSLHAVGDGAVEECLRAFEEVKPTLKYHRIEHAVLMSREQALRARDLNLLICVQPNFKPFFRETYLKALGKKRYRECVPISMLDSLGVDMVFGSDMMPFEPHYGLDYAKKILGEEKAKYYYGGWRKEGRYV, from the coding sequence ATGAGCCTTGTAGATGCCCATACCCATTTAGAGCTTCTTGCCCTGAGAAAGGTTCCCTTTGATAGTTTAAGCTCTGTAGAGGAGCTGCTTTCTTACTTGAGGAATATTAGGGAGGATTTCATCCTCGCCTGGGGTTGGGATGAGAAGAAACTGGGCAGAGCACCCCTCAGAGAAGACCTTGACAGTGTTGACGTTCCCGTCCTCTTACTCAGGATGGATGCCCACGTCGGTGTTGCCAACAGCAAACTCATAGAGGATATGGGTTTAGAGGAAAAGGGGGAGTTCTTTGACCCCGATAGGGGTTTTCTCTATGAAACCTTACTGTGGGGCGTTGTTGAGAAGATGAAACCTAAGGGCAGAAAGATGAGAGATACGCTCTTAAAGGCAACCCAGTATGCTTTCAAAATGGGAGTCATTGAAGTTCATGACTACGTTGATTCAGAGGTTGCGGGGCTTTACCGTGAGCTTGATACAGAACTCCCTATAAGGATAGTCCTGATGCCCTACTATGAAAACTACATGGATGTGGTACAGCTCTTTGAGGGAAGGGCTTTCAAGAGCCTAAGGCTGGGCTGGGTCAAGGTCTTCGTGGACGGCTCGGTAGGGGCAAGAACGGCTTATCTCTCTGAGCCTTACGAAGATAAAAAGGGTTGGAGGGGAAACCTACTGAGGGGTAAGGAAGAACTTGTTAGGATAATAGGGGAGCTGGAGGAAAGGAGACTGAGAGTTTCTCTGCATGCTGTAGGAGACGGGGCTGTTGAGGAATGCCTGAGAGCCTTTGAGGAGGTCAAGCCCACGCTGAAGTATCACAGGATTGAGCACGCAGTTCTTATGAGCAGGGAGCAGGCATTGAGGGCGAGGGACCTAAACCTTCTCATCTGTGTCCAACCTAACTTTAAACCCTTCTTCAGAGAAACCTACCTGAAAGCTTTGGGGAAGAAAAGGTACAGGGAATGTGTACCTATAAGCATGCTTGATTCTCTGGGGGTAGATATGGTGTTTGGCTCCGATATGATGCCCTTTGAACCCCACTACGGATTGGATTACGCGAAGAAAATTTTGGGGGAGGAGAAGGCAAAATACTATTACGGAGGTTGGAGAAAGGAGGGAAGGTATGTATAA
- the amrS gene encoding AmmeMemoRadiSam system radical SAM enzyme has protein sequence MKTVAKFWKPINGKVECYLCPVKCELKDGQVGSCGVRVNHGGQLYTYTYGSVISAAIDPVEKKPLFHFYPGHGTLTIATPGCNLHCKGCQNWEISQVPKGEVIQNTFFVSTNVPPELVVEKALEQGCESISYSYSDPTIFAEYMIDVAKLAKEKGLKNIMVTAGYINREPLEEIDRYMDAYSIDLKFFSDDSYRKYSKGRLQPVLDTIKYVFERGKWVELTTLLVPNYLDEEQLKGIARWIADELAPWVPWHLSRFFPHYKAKDLPPTPIQELERAYQIGKEAGLEYVFVGNVFGNDHESTFCPKCGNKVIGRRGYLITDIDLVNGSCGRCGYEIKGRF, from the coding sequence ATGAAAACGGTAGCCAAGTTTTGGAAGCCTATAAACGGGAAGGTTGAATGTTACCTCTGTCCCGTAAAATGCGAGTTGAAGGATGGACAGGTAGGTTCCTGTGGAGTGAGGGTAAACCATGGGGGTCAGCTTTACACTTACACGTACGGCTCTGTAATCTCTGCAGCTATTGACCCTGTTGAGAAGAAGCCCCTCTTCCACTTTTACCCGGGACATGGGACTTTGACGATAGCCACACCTGGATGTAACCTACACTGTAAGGGTTGCCAGAACTGGGAGATCTCCCAGGTTCCAAAGGGTGAAGTAATCCAGAACACTTTCTTCGTCAGTACCAATGTCCCTCCTGAATTGGTAGTTGAAAAAGCCCTTGAACAGGGATGTGAGAGTATATCTTACTCTTACTCAGACCCCACCATATTTGCTGAGTATATGATTGATGTGGCAAAACTCGCTAAGGAAAAAGGGCTTAAAAACATAATGGTCACAGCTGGGTACATAAACCGTGAACCCCTTGAGGAAATAGACAGGTACATGGATGCTTACAGCATAGACCTAAAGTTTTTCTCTGACGATTCTTACAGAAAGTATTCAAAGGGTAGATTACAACCTGTTTTAGACACGATAAAGTATGTCTTTGAAAGGGGAAAGTGGGTTGAACTTACAACCCTTTTGGTTCCCAACTATCTTGACGAAGAGCAGTTAAAGGGAATAGCCAGATGGATAGCTGATGAGCTTGCTCCGTGGGTTCCCTGGCATTTATCAAGGTTCTTCCCCCATTATAAAGCTAAGGACCTTCCACCAACGCCTATACAGGAGCTTGAAAGGGCGTATCAGATAGGTAAGGAAGCTGGGTTAGAGTATGTTTTTGTAGGGAACGTCTTCGGAAATGACCACGAGAGCACATTCTGTCCAAAGTGTGGGAACAAGGTGATAGGGAGGAGAGGTTACCTGATTACGGACATAGACCTGGTAAACGGCAGCTGTGGAAGATGTGGCTACGAGATAAAGGGGAGGTTCTAA
- a CDS encoding GGDEF domain-containing protein encodes MGIRGRVSRFISELIPPEERATNPLIYRTVFLRIGLLTALSFIGSIAALFYSLADFREGDTAVALAELAVSSFLLAAPFVARKYRNIENLATVAIALFGFVLIVAVFDELPEDRSSLLWLSVVPALSFILKGRKALFLSVAYLAIHLSLILFVRRVYVESLIDTYLSYAIITVILYFYAWMSERYREVWQGIAQKDNLTGLLNRAFFEELLNKEVERAKRYGEPLSLIIFDLDNFKEVNDTFGHLFGDMVLREVASMVAKNVRESDTVARWGGEEFIVLLPKTNCEQAVLVAQKLKEKVELCEFENGVVSTASFGVAELSQEDDPVRLLLKADKALYEAKRSGKNKVVHFCERVNLK; translated from the coding sequence ATGGGGATTAGGGGAAGAGTTTCCCGCTTTATATCTGAGCTTATACCTCCGGAGGAGAGGGCTACAAATCCACTTATATATCGTACAGTTTTCTTAAGAATCGGTTTGCTGACAGCCCTATCCTTCATAGGTTCCATTGCGGCTCTGTTTTACTCACTGGCAGATTTCAGGGAGGGTGATACTGCGGTAGCGTTAGCGGAGCTTGCGGTTAGCTCCTTTCTCCTTGCTGCTCCCTTTGTAGCCAGAAAGTATAGAAACATTGAAAACCTTGCCACGGTTGCGATAGCGCTTTTTGGATTTGTCTTAATAGTGGCTGTATTTGACGAGCTCCCAGAAGATAGGTCAAGCCTCCTGTGGCTGAGTGTTGTCCCCGCCCTATCCTTTATCCTAAAAGGAAGAAAAGCCCTTTTCTTGTCCGTAGCCTATCTGGCTATCCATCTTTCTCTGATCTTATTCGTCAGGAGGGTGTATGTTGAATCCCTTATAGATACCTACTTAAGCTACGCAATTATAACGGTGATCCTCTATTTCTATGCGTGGATGTCAGAAAGATACAGAGAAGTTTGGCAGGGTATAGCTCAGAAGGATAACCTCACGGGATTATTAAACAGAGCCTTCTTTGAGGAACTCCTGAATAAGGAGGTGGAAAGAGCTAAACGCTACGGTGAACCGCTTTCCCTTATCATATTTGACTTGGATAACTTTAAGGAGGTTAATGACACGTTCGGGCATCTATTTGGTGATATGGTTCTGAGAGAGGTAGCCTCCATGGTTGCGAAAAATGTGAGAGAGTCAGACACAGTAGCCCGCTGGGGAGGGGAGGAGTTCATAGTTCTACTTCCGAAGACCAACTGTGAACAAGCTGTCCTTGTCGCTCAGAAACTGAAGGAAAAGGTGGAACTCTGCGAGTTTGAGAATGGTGTCGTCTCAACCGCAAGCTTTGGGGTTGCCGAGTTGTCCCAGGAAGACGACCCTGTGAGGCTCCTTTTAAAGGCAGATAAGGCTCTCTACGAAGCTAAGAGGAGTGGAAAGAATAAAGTAGTGCACTTTTGTGAGCGTGTTAATTTAAAATAG
- a CDS encoding c-type cytochrome biogenesis protein CcmI/CycH has translation MKALLLLLSFFGVLTLSCQELPKDYRGEEGRKKLERYENQFVKGVVVLDDKLRDRLPEKPFFLIIAVKSPDDPQPIAVLRVKNPEFPFSFKITGKNKIRQDRLIEGDLLISVRVSKSSMAEAQKGDLVGGATAKAGDRNVKVVIDTEVP, from the coding sequence ATGAAGGCTCTTCTCCTTTTACTGAGTTTCTTTGGCGTTCTGACCCTTTCCTGCCAAGAACTTCCAAAGGATTACAGGGGTGAGGAAGGGAGAAAGAAGCTTGAGAGATATGAAAACCAGTTTGTTAAAGGGGTAGTTGTTTTGGATGACAAACTCAGGGATAGGCTTCCCGAGAAACCCTTCTTCCTGATAATAGCAGTTAAGAGTCCTGACGACCCACAGCCAATAGCTGTCCTCAGAGTGAAAAATCCTGAGTTTCCCTTTAGCTTTAAAATCACCGGGAAAAACAAAATCAGGCAGGACAGGTTGATTGAGGGTGACCTCCTGATAAGCGTCCGGGTCAGCAAGTCTTCAATGGCGGAAGCCCAGAAAGGGGACCTTGTTGGGGGTGCAACCGCAAAGGCGGGTGATAGGAACGTGAAGGTGGTTATAGACACGGAGGTTCCTTAG
- a CDS encoding GGDEF domain-containing protein, which yields MRDKVECELHRKIVKGEALSEEDYKVLSGIVKEVLTFMAKEKILPSPQNYERWFRIFCYAKENNLNLSKSELIDLYFDLYQVKLEKGDLESASVVERIAEELFEEIQKVLKSVSEHDRGLSEGGQRLESMVSSVQTEELQKLLNRIMHEVRGLKSVNRKFIVKLEEQRNEIERLREELRRVKEEANVDPLTGLRNRRSFERALNEFYRDFKKFGYPFSLIMLDLDNFKQINDTYGHLVGDRVLREIGNILRNYLRAKDVPARTGGEEFTIILPGITKEEALMVAERLRKVISNHIIEHEGKSIRLTSSFGVAEMSENIENPEDLLRLADQRLYKAKREGKNKVVG from the coding sequence GTGAGGGATAAGGTAGAGTGTGAGTTACACAGAAAGATAGTAAAGGGGGAGGCTCTGAGCGAGGAGGACTACAAGGTCCTAAGCGGGATAGTAAAGGAAGTTCTCACCTTCATGGCTAAGGAGAAGATACTACCTTCACCCCAGAACTACGAGAGGTGGTTCAGGATATTCTGCTACGCAAAGGAGAACAATCTCAACCTTTCTAAGAGTGAACTCATAGACCTTTACTTTGACCTTTACCAGGTGAAGCTGGAAAAGGGTGATTTGGAGTCCGCAAGCGTGGTTGAAAGGATAGCCGAGGAGTTATTTGAAGAGATACAGAAGGTTTTAAAGAGCGTCAGCGAGCACGATAGAGGGCTCTCTGAAGGGGGACAGAGGCTTGAAAGCATGGTCTCTTCCGTGCAGACGGAAGAACTTCAAAAGCTCCTCAACAGGATAATGCACGAGGTTAGGGGGCTAAAGAGTGTAAACAGGAAGTTCATAGTGAAGCTGGAAGAGCAGAGGAATGAGATAGAAAGGCTCAGAGAAGAGCTGAGGAGGGTGAAGGAGGAGGCAAACGTTGACCCCCTGACAGGTTTAAGGAACAGGCGCTCCTTTGAGAGAGCCCTTAACGAGTTCTACCGGGACTTCAAGAAGTTTGGCTATCCATTCTCCTTAATAATGCTTGACCTTGACAACTTTAAACAGATAAACGATACATACGGACACCTGGTTGGCGATAGGGTTCTGAGGGAGATAGGAAACATCCTCAGAAACTATCTTCGTGCAAAGGACGTTCCCGCCAGAACCGGCGGGGAGGAGTTCACCATAATCCTGCCCGGCATAACCAAGGAAGAAGCCCTGATGGTTGCAGAGAGGTTGAGAAAGGTTATATCAAACCACATCATAGAACACGAGGGCAAAAGCATAAGATTGACGTCAAGCTTTGGTGTCGCCGAAATGTCAGAGAATATTGAAAACCCCGAGGACCTGCTCAGACTGGCAGACCAAAGACTATACAAGGCAAAGAGGGAGGGCAAGAACAAGGTTGTAGGTTAG
- the rph gene encoding ribonuclease PH: MRKEGRREDELRPVRIVRDFLNHPEGSCLIEFGDTKVICTASVVESVPPFLKGKGQGWITAEYSMLPRATHTRNIRESVQGKISGRTHEIQRMIGRAIRTAVDLTKLGERTIWVDCDVIQADGGTRTASITGAFVAVTDALIKLYENGTIPTVPVKDFVAAVSVGIVNGKQLLDLNFEEDSVAQVDMNVVGTGEGKLSEVQAMGEEYTFTRDELDNLLDLALKGISELVELQKALYEVNRAIGYWKRKDVKEARF, encoded by the coding sequence ATGCGTAAAGAAGGAAGAAGAGAGGATGAGCTGAGACCTGTGAGAATCGTTAGGGATTTCTTGAACCACCCGGAGGGTTCGTGTCTGATTGAGTTTGGTGACACAAAAGTTATATGCACCGCATCTGTGGTGGAAAGTGTCCCACCATTCCTGAAGGGGAAGGGACAGGGCTGGATAACGGCTGAATATTCAATGCTCCCAAGGGCTACCCATACAAGGAACATAAGGGAGTCCGTTCAGGGAAAGATAAGTGGCAGAACCCATGAGATACAGAGGATGATAGGTCGTGCCATCAGAACGGCTGTTGACCTTACTAAACTCGGTGAGAGAACCATATGGGTTGATTGTGACGTTATACAGGCTGACGGTGGTACAAGGACAGCCTCAATAACCGGTGCCTTTGTTGCGGTTACGGATGCCCTGATTAAGCTGTACGAGAATGGTACTATCCCGACAGTTCCTGTAAAGGATTTCGTTGCCGCGGTGAGTGTGGGCATAGTTAACGGAAAACAACTTCTGGACCTCAACTTTGAGGAAGATTCCGTGGCTCAGGTGGATATGAATGTCGTTGGCACAGGAGAGGGGAAACTCTCTGAGGTGCAGGCTATGGGTGAGGAGTACACCTTCACGAGAGATGAGCTGGATAACCTCCTTGACCTGGCTCTAAAGGGTATATCTGAGCTTGTGGAATTGCAGAAGGCTCTATATGAGGTAAACAGAGCGATAGGATACTGGAAGAGGAAGGACGTTAAGGAGGCAAGGTTCTGA